From the genome of Argentina anserina chromosome 4, drPotAnse1.1, whole genome shotgun sequence, one region includes:
- the LOC126791838 gene encoding LOW QUALITY PROTEIN: protein BOLA4, chloroplastic/mitochondrial (The sequence of the model RefSeq protein was modified relative to this genomic sequence to represent the inferred CDS: deleted 1 base in 1 codon), producing the protein MVAGMVMVRPYVSASSLSRALTSAASALSRALPTLFAEPRKNWLVCETQSMKLLNDSATTNKHRSTRRLVFGSGRRFSTRATHISDAGSIGSPLMQSMENKIKEQLNAESVIVKDANGDGRHVSIDIVSSSFEGQSAVNRQRMVYKAIWEELQNTVHAVDQMTTKTPEEAATQK; encoded by the exons ATGGTGGCTGGGATGGTAATGGTGCGTCCATATGTGTCGGCCTCCTCTCTAAGTCGAGCTCTGACGTCAGCAGCATCTGCCCTTAGTCGAGCTCTACCAACCTTATTTGCTGAACCAAGG AAAAATTGGTTGGTGTGTGAGACTCAGAGCATGAAACTATTAAATGATAGTGCAACTACCAACAAACACAGAAGCACAAGGAGACTGGTGTTTGGCAGTGGGAGGAGGTTCAGTACTCGAGCTACCCACATCAGTGATGCTGGATCCATTGGCTCCCCTCTCATGCAGTCCATGGAGAACAAGATCAAGGAACAGCTGAATGCAGAATCTGTTATTGTTAAAGATGCTAATGGGGATGGTCGGCATGTTAGCATTGACATTGTATCTTCATCCTTTGAGGGCCAATCTGCTGTCAATAGGCAGAGGATGGTGTACAAAGCGATATGGGAGGAGCTTCAAAACACAGTGCATGCAGTAGATCAGATGACTACTAAAACCCCGGAGGAAGCAGCTACACAAAAGTGA
- the LOC126791843 gene encoding calmodulin-like protein 3 gives MEASELKRVFQMFDRNGDGRISKEELSHSLENLGIFIPDQELFNMIHKIDVDGDGCVDIDEFGELYQSIMEEREDEDDMKEAFSVFDQNGDGYITVDELRTVLSSLGLKQGRSMEDCKRMIMKVDVDGDGMVNYNEFRQMMKGGGFSTFT, from the coding sequence ATGGAGGCGAGTGAGCTGAAGCGGGTGTTCCAAATGTTCGACAGGAACGGAGACGGGCGCATCAGCAAAGAGGAGCTGAGCCATTCCCTCGAGAACTTGGGAATCTTCATCCCCGACCAGGAGCTCTTCAACATGATCCACAAGATCGACGTCGACGGAGATGGCTGCGTCGATATTGACGAATTCGGGGAGCTTTACCAATCCATAATGGAAGAGCGGGAAGATGAAGACGACATGAAGGAGGCGTTCAGCGTCTTCGATCAGAACGGTGACGGCTATATCACCGTCGACGAGTTGAGGACGGTCTTGTCCTCCCTGGGACTCAAGCAAGGCAGGTCCATGGAGGACTGCAAGAGGATGATCATGAAAGTTGACGTCGATGGAGACGGCATGGTCAATTACAACGAGTTCAGGCAAATGATGAAAGGAGGAGGCTTTAGCACTTTCACTTGA